A window of the Thalassospira sp. TSL5-1 genome harbors these coding sequences:
- a CDS encoding ABC transporter ATP-binding protein translates to MSQEKLLSVKNLTVTFNTSKGPVNAVRGVSFDLGRERLGIVGESGSGKSQTGRAILGLTAANGSIAADEMQFHDVDLRNLSPRQWRKVRGARISMIMQDPKYSLNPVMTIGDQIIEAYREHHKVDTKEATHRAIEMLEAVKIRDPQRVFKSYPHEVSGGMGQRVMIAMMLIPDPELLIADEPTSALDVTVQLQVMAILDDLVRERGMALIFISHDLHLVSSFCDRVLVMYQGRVVEEIRASELDQAKHPYTQGLLNCLPKMDGNHDDLPVLQRQASWAEG, encoded by the coding sequence ATGAGCCAGGAAAAACTTCTGTCCGTCAAAAACCTGACCGTCACCTTCAACACCTCCAAGGGGCCGGTTAACGCGGTGCGCGGTGTTTCGTTTGATCTTGGCCGGGAAAGGCTAGGCATTGTAGGCGAATCAGGCTCCGGCAAATCGCAAACCGGGCGGGCCATTTTGGGCCTGACGGCGGCCAATGGCAGCATTGCGGCCGATGAAATGCAGTTCCATGATGTGGATTTACGCAACCTGAGCCCGCGCCAATGGCGCAAGGTGCGCGGCGCGCGCATTTCCATGATCATGCAGGATCCGAAATATTCGCTAAACCCTGTCATGACCATTGGCGATCAAATCATCGAGGCCTACCGCGAACATCACAAGGTCGACACCAAAGAAGCCACCCACCGCGCCATCGAAATGCTGGAAGCGGTGAAGATTCGTGATCCGCAGCGTGTTTTCAAATCCTACCCGCACGAGGTTTCGGGCGGGATGGGCCAGCGCGTGATGATTGCCATGATGCTGATCCCCGATCCAGAATTGCTGATTGCCGACGAACCGACATCCGCCCTGGATGTAACCGTGCAGTTGCAGGTGATGGCGATTCTCGACGATCTGGTACGTGAACGCGGCATGGCGCTGATTTTCATCAGCCATGATTTACATCTGGTGTCGAGTTTCTGCGACCGGGTACTGGTGATGTATCAGGGCCGTGTGGTCGAGGAAATCCGCGCAAGCGAGCTTGACCAAGCCAAGCACCCCTATACCCAGGGCCTGCTCAACTGCCTGCCGAAAATGGATGGCAACCATGACGACCTGCCCGTTCTGCAACGCCAGGCAAGCTGGGCGGAAGGATAA